A window from Chitinophaga filiformis encodes these proteins:
- a CDS encoding Fur family transcriptional regulator has translation MSNKNKASITELLRASKLSITDTRVKILELFMNSNGALEHSSFEKLAGKTFDRVTVYRTLQTFLDKGIIHSIPTTDTSIRYALCKSDCSEHDHHDHHVHFKCEECGNTTCLEDTDVPEIHLPKGYAIHNVDVVVSGVCNHCK, from the coding sequence ATGAGCAACAAGAACAAAGCAAGTATCACGGAATTGCTCCGGGCCAGTAAGCTCAGCATAACTGATACCCGTGTGAAGATATTGGAGCTGTTCATGAACAGCAATGGCGCACTTGAACACAGCAGCTTTGAAAAGCTGGCAGGTAAGACCTTTGACCGTGTAACAGTCTATCGCACTTTACAGACGTTTCTAGACAAAGGGATCATTCATAGCATCCCAACCACTGATACTTCGATCCGCTACGCACTCTGCAAATCAGACTGCTCGGAACACGACCATCACGACCATCACGTTCATTTCAAATGCGAGGAATGCGGCAACACCACCTGCCTTGAAGATACGGACGTACCTGAAATCCACCTGCCGAAAGGCTACGCCATACATAATGTGGATGTAGTGGTAAGTGGTGTGTGCAATCATTGCAAATAA
- a CDS encoding lamin tail domain-containing protein, with protein sequence MRISIVCACLLLQASFSFAQVSERFDYQNINDAISWKGTDTAWRIEKGRLKSHLQQASSSFHIATPSSLARNAIWEWWLQLDFNTSSLNYVDVFLTADSANLQGTGIRGYFVRIGNTKDEVCLYRKDGTSSPVLLIDGRDGITNHTSTKLKIRVTRTDDQWELWTDENANGTAYVREGTATDHMYNTSHFMGFAVRQSTASFFGRHYFDDVLVTPVVSDTTAPVLSAYQLRDSRTLTLCFSEAPDSSILSRPEHFRLSVPGNTPDSIWQDSSQPSCLHVQFRDVFPNGDSCYLLLDGISDPSGNVMEPATVAFLYYTSRGYDVLIHEFLPRALPSAGLLPARFVELRNNSPYALQLKGWRIGNSSREAPLPQYLLPAGGLLVLCDKGNTTLFPAGIPILGISSFPAPGDSDIITLRNDKGILVHAVAYDRSWYANPVKERGGWSLEMTDINWPCAGSSNWKPSVAAEGGTPGRPNTVAGTGTMPPPVSLVKAFPPDTVTIHLSFNGIMDSLQVATPEHYQFTPSLDVSGIIADPPLYNNISVRLGKPLLQDTVYTVLVSGIKDCTGQEVTTTGDMAFARIGTPDSFDIVINEILYDPAPGVPEFVEIYNRSRKAVDLSSLYLARRKDDGQLDDPVALGGQPGLLLSGGYAAFTTAPQALCTYYDCLQAATIYKINLPALINGEGTIVLLNKDGQVLDELHYSDKMHIATAGNTRGVSLERLRADARTQDKYNWHSAAAVVKYATPGYRNSQQLPVTEVQGDLTVQPAVFSPDNDGLEDLAIVRYHFPGPGNIINVTIFDAEGRPVRFLERNTLLPAAGYMTWDGRGESNRELVSGIYIIFAEAFNAEGKVRHWKLPVVLGKR encoded by the coding sequence ATGCGTATTTCCATTGTTTGTGCATGCCTGCTCCTGCAGGCTTCTTTCTCATTCGCACAAGTGAGCGAACGATTTGATTATCAAAACATTAATGATGCGATTTCATGGAAAGGAACTGATACTGCCTGGCGGATAGAGAAGGGCCGCCTGAAAAGCCATTTGCAACAAGCAAGCAGTAGTTTCCATATCGCTACGCCCTCTTCACTGGCCCGCAATGCAATATGGGAATGGTGGCTGCAGCTGGATTTCAACACTTCTTCTCTTAATTATGTTGATGTCTTTCTCACAGCAGACAGTGCAAACCTTCAGGGAACGGGCATCAGGGGATATTTTGTACGCATTGGCAACACAAAAGATGAAGTATGCCTGTACAGAAAAGATGGTACCTCATCTCCGGTTCTGTTGATAGACGGGCGGGATGGTATCACCAATCATACCTCCACAAAGCTGAAGATCAGAGTGACACGGACGGATGATCAATGGGAACTGTGGACAGATGAAAATGCCAATGGTACAGCTTATGTCCGCGAGGGCACAGCAACGGATCACATGTATAATACTTCTCATTTCATGGGATTTGCAGTGCGCCAGTCTACAGCGTCCTTCTTTGGCCGCCATTATTTTGATGACGTACTGGTCACACCTGTTGTATCAGATACGACGGCGCCTGTCTTAAGCGCTTACCAGCTGCGCGACAGCCGGACCCTTACACTGTGTTTCAGTGAAGCGCCGGATAGTTCCATCCTTTCCAGGCCGGAACATTTCCGCTTATCTGTTCCCGGCAATACTCCGGACAGCATTTGGCAGGATAGCAGTCAGCCATCCTGTCTGCATGTACAGTTCCGGGATGTTTTCCCCAACGGCGATAGCTGTTATCTGTTGTTAGATGGCATAAGCGACCCTTCGGGGAATGTCATGGAGCCGGCTACAGTGGCCTTTCTATATTATACCAGCCGCGGTTATGACGTGCTTATTCATGAATTCCTGCCAAGGGCTTTGCCTTCCGCCGGTTTGTTGCCTGCCCGGTTTGTAGAGCTGAGGAACAATAGCCCCTATGCCCTGCAATTGAAAGGCTGGCGGATCGGGAATAGTAGCCGTGAGGCGCCCCTGCCGCAATACCTGCTGCCGGCCGGTGGTTTGTTGGTGCTTTGTGATAAAGGGAATACAACTCTTTTCCCCGCCGGTATTCCCATCCTGGGCATCAGCAGTTTTCCCGCGCCAGGCGATAGTGACATCATCACGCTGCGCAATGACAAGGGGATACTTGTACATGCTGTCGCTTATGACCGCAGCTGGTATGCCAACCCGGTCAAGGAACGGGGCGGATGGAGCCTGGAAATGACAGATATCAACTGGCCCTGCGCCGGCAGCAGTAACTGGAAACCATCTGTAGCGGCGGAAGGAGGAACACCCGGCAGGCCCAATACTGTAGCGGGAACAGGGACAATGCCCCCACCTGTATCATTAGTGAAGGCGTTCCCGCCTGATACTGTGACGATACACCTGTCGTTCAATGGTATCATGGACAGCCTTCAGGTGGCAACGCCGGAACATTACCAGTTCACGCCTTCCCTTGATGTCAGTGGTATCATTGCTGATCCTCCCTTATATAATAATATATCTGTCCGCCTCGGCAAACCTTTGTTACAAGACACTGTATATACCGTGCTTGTATCCGGAATAAAGGATTGTACCGGTCAGGAAGTGACTACCACCGGTGATATGGCCTTTGCCCGTATTGGTACGCCGGACAGCTTCGATATTGTGATCAATGAAATCTTATATGATCCTGCACCAGGTGTGCCTGAATTTGTGGAGATCTATAACCGGAGCAGGAAGGCGGTAGACCTGTCGAGCCTGTACCTGGCAAGAAGGAAAGATGACGGACAACTGGATGATCCTGTTGCCCTGGGTGGACAGCCGGGGTTGTTATTATCCGGAGGCTATGCTGCCTTTACCACAGCGCCCCAGGCCTTATGCACATATTACGATTGCCTGCAGGCGGCAACTATTTATAAAATAAACCTGCCTGCACTGATAAATGGAGAAGGAACAATTGTGCTCTTAAATAAAGACGGGCAGGTATTGGATGAATTGCATTATTCTGACAAGATGCATATCGCAACTGCAGGCAATACCCGTGGTGTATCACTGGAGCGATTAAGGGCGGACGCCCGCACACAGGATAAGTATAACTGGCATTCCGCCGCGGCTGTTGTAAAATACGCCACCCCTGGTTATCGTAATTCGCAGCAGCTACCGGTTACGGAAGTGCAGGGAGACCTGACGGTACAGCCAGCTGTTTTTTCTCCGGACAACGATGGCCTGGAAGATCTTGCGATAGTCAGATATCACTTTCCGGGGCCGGGTAATATTATAAATGTCACGATTTTTGATGCAGAGGGCAGGCCGGTAAGATTCCTGGAAAGGAATACCTTGTTGCCGGCCGCCGGATATATGACCTGGGATGGCCGGGGAGAATCGAACCGCGAGCTGGTGTCAGGAATATACATCATCTTTGCGGAGGCGTTTAATGCCGAAGGAAAGGTCAGACATTGGAAATTGCCTGTAGTACTGGGAAAAAGATAG
- a CDS encoding DUF5606 domain-containing protein produces MQYREIVAVTGLGGLFQLIASKQDGAIVRSLEDKSTKFVSSRVHNFTPLESIEVFTTGDNVNLAEVFKAMQEQEAKTAPVDAKADNNAIKSYFKSVFPTFDEERVYVSDMKKMVKWYAILKSNDLLRFEEAAEEGQEGAALAADASPAPEAEVAEKPAKKAAKPKKAAAKDAAEEVATEEAPAEKAPKKAKAKKEEAPAAEGEEAPKKKAAPKKKKTEE; encoded by the coding sequence ATGCAGTATAGAGAAATAGTTGCAGTAACCGGTTTGGGTGGTTTGTTTCAATTGATTGCCAGCAAACAGGATGGCGCTATCGTAAGATCTCTGGAAGACAAGAGCACTAAATTCGTGAGCTCCCGTGTCCATAATTTTACTCCGCTGGAAAGTATTGAGGTATTTACTACCGGAGACAACGTGAACCTGGCCGAGGTATTTAAGGCCATGCAGGAACAGGAAGCCAAGACAGCCCCGGTTGACGCCAAAGCTGACAATAATGCTATCAAGTCTTACTTTAAAAGCGTGTTCCCTACTTTTGACGAGGAAAGGGTTTACGTCAGCGATATGAAGAAGATGGTAAAATGGTATGCCATCCTCAAGAGCAATGATCTGCTGAGGTTTGAAGAAGCAGCTGAAGAAGGTCAGGAAGGAGCAGCGCTTGCCGCAGACGCCAGCCCTGCACCTGAAGCCGAAGTAGCAGAAAAGCCAGCTAAAAAAGCTGCTAAGCCTAAAAAAGCCGCCGCTAAGGATGCCGCTGAAGAGGTAGCAACCGAAGAAGCTCCTGCCGAAAAAGCACCGAAGAAAGCCAAGGCGAAAAAGGAAGAAGCACCTGCTGCTGAAGGAGAAGAAGCTCCTAAGAAGAAGGCTGCACCTAAAAAGAAGAAGACAGAAGAATAG
- a CDS encoding porin → MKKVLLVAYAACQALIAHSQTAADTTKAPLLKLSGSADVYYRYNFNGNNTDNKTSFTNSHNSFELGMISLKAEHEFKKGSIVADVGFGKRAAEFSYNETPEKTNTAEVVIKQLYVGYQVLDKLKISMGSFGTHVGYELLDAYLNRNYSMSYMFSNGPFFSTGVKADLTISSAWTAMVGVFNPTDFKSASWTNNKYIGAQLGYCSTQVPLKLYLNYLEGKDTSGIQNHQIDFVATYLVNDVLSLGYNGTVSTYKNTRDKEGLESSKQWWGSALYVNVDFNEKVGLSVRGEYFDDKDALKTFSGTEGGHVLAGTLSLNYKAGNLTIIPEFRVDNASVDIFHKKSGTPVGTSPSVLLAATYHF, encoded by the coding sequence ATGAAAAAAGTTCTATTGGTAGCATATGCTGCCTGTCAGGCGCTTATTGCCCATTCCCAGACTGCTGCTGATACAACTAAAGCCCCATTGCTCAAGCTTTCCGGCTCTGCAGACGTCTACTACCGCTACAATTTCAATGGCAATAACACAGATAATAAAACTAGCTTCACAAACTCCCATAATAGTTTTGAACTGGGAATGATCTCGCTCAAAGCCGAGCATGAATTTAAAAAAGGAAGTATAGTGGCAGATGTTGGCTTTGGTAAAAGGGCAGCGGAATTCTCATACAACGAGACTCCTGAAAAGACTAACACCGCAGAGGTGGTTATCAAACAATTATATGTAGGCTACCAGGTATTGGACAAACTAAAGATCAGCATGGGTAGTTTCGGTACACATGTGGGATACGAACTGCTGGATGCATACCTGAACAGGAACTACAGCATGAGTTACATGTTCAGCAATGGGCCTTTCTTCAGCACCGGTGTCAAGGCCGATCTCACTATCAGTTCCGCATGGACGGCTATGGTAGGGGTATTCAACCCGACTGATTTCAAATCTGCTTCCTGGACCAATAATAAATATATCGGTGCGCAGTTGGGCTATTGCTCCACCCAGGTGCCGCTTAAATTATACCTGAACTACCTGGAAGGCAAGGATACCAGCGGTATCCAGAACCACCAGATCGACTTTGTCGCCACCTACCTGGTAAACGATGTACTGAGCCTGGGATATAATGGAACTGTCAGCACATATAAAAATACCCGCGACAAGGAAGGGCTTGAGAGCTCGAAGCAATGGTGGGGATCTGCCTTATATGTCAACGTGGATTTCAACGAAAAGGTTGGGCTAAGCGTGCGGGGTGAGTATTTTGATGATAAAGATGCCCTGAAGACCTTTAGTGGTACAGAGGGTGGTCATGTATTGGCGGGCACGCTTTCTTTAAATTACAAGGCAGGTAATCTGACTATTATCCCTGAATTCAGAGTAGATAATGCTTCTGTAGATATCTTCCACAAAAAATCCGGAACGCCGGTGGGTACATCTCCCAGTGTATTACTAGCCGCTACATATCATTTTTAA
- a CDS encoding SCO family protein — translation MSKKNVFYIIFFALLSIAFLGYSGYVLKGERGSFFAEDKLPILGTNGHIVGGFSFTNQEGKTITSKDVEGKIYVAEYFFTTCTGICPKMNANMTKVYATYKDEPRFRILSHTVDPETDSVPVLKQYAEEHGADPKNWWFLTGSKKELYKLARAGYMVDDGTYTGDEDFVHTQWFALVDGEGRVRGLYEGTKKPDVDKMITDISRLLKEEK, via the coding sequence ATGTCTAAAAAGAATGTTTTCTATATTATATTCTTCGCACTGCTTTCCATTGCGTTCCTCGGATATTCAGGATATGTGCTCAAAGGCGAGAGAGGTAGCTTCTTCGCAGAAGATAAATTACCCATATTAGGTACCAATGGTCATATAGTTGGTGGATTCTCATTTACCAACCAGGAAGGGAAGACCATTACCAGCAAGGACGTAGAAGGAAAGATATATGTCGCGGAATACTTTTTCACCACCTGTACCGGCATCTGTCCGAAGATGAATGCCAACATGACAAAAGTATATGCTACCTATAAAGACGAGCCCCGCTTCCGCATACTGTCCCACACCGTAGACCCCGAAACGGACAGCGTTCCTGTACTGAAGCAATATGCAGAAGAGCATGGCGCTGATCCTAAAAACTGGTGGTTCCTGACCGGCAGCAAAAAGGAATTGTATAAATTAGCAAGAGCCGGCTATATGGTAGATGATGGCACCTACACCGGTGATGAAGATTTTGTGCATACACAATGGTTTGCCCTGGTAGATGGAGAAGGACGCGTAAGAGGACTGTATGAAGGGACTAAAAAGCCAGATGTGGACAAGATGATCACTGACATATCCAGGTTGTTAAAGGAAGAAAAATAA
- the purN gene encoding phosphoribosylglycinamide formyltransferase, translating to MKNIAIFASGAGSNAQKIIDHFRHSTIARVSMILCNKPEAGVLKIAEKEGIPSILIEKELFFRTDHYIKVLQQADTDLIVLAGFLWKVPANLVQAFPDRIINIHPALLPKYGGKGMYGHFVHEAVILAKEAESGITIHFVNEKYDDGATILQERCTITPDDTPETLAAKIHLLEHQWYPVIVERLLTS from the coding sequence TTGAAAAATATAGCCATCTTCGCCTCGGGAGCAGGTAGTAACGCACAAAAAATTATTGATCATTTCCGTCATTCGACCATTGCAAGGGTATCCATGATACTTTGTAACAAACCGGAAGCAGGCGTGCTGAAGATAGCCGAAAAAGAAGGTATCCCATCCATACTGATAGAGAAAGAGCTGTTCTTCCGTACGGACCATTATATAAAGGTGTTGCAACAGGCAGATACTGACCTGATCGTACTGGCCGGTTTCCTTTGGAAAGTACCTGCTAACCTGGTACAGGCATTCCCGGACCGTATTATTAATATACATCCCGCACTCCTGCCCAAATACGGCGGAAAAGGTATGTACGGCCACTTTGTACATGAAGCAGTGATCCTGGCCAAAGAAGCAGAAAGCGGCATTACCATCCACTTCGTTAACGAAAAATATGACGACGGGGCAACCATCCTGCAGGAACGTTGTACCATCACCCCGGACGATACCCCTGAAACCCTCGCAGCCAAAATTCATCTGCTTGAACACCAGTGGTATCCGGTAATTGTGGAACGATTATTGACCTCTTAA
- a CDS encoding M3 family oligoendopeptidase, translating to MKTLDANIEKQPRKLLPENFTVTTWDALQPYFEELQQRPLESVAALEQWLKDISELEAVISEDACWRQIRMTCDTTDKSLEEAFAYFCMEIQPKLQPYADALNKKLLASEWVKDLDQELYATYLRNVRKQVKLFREENVPILAELSVQSQQYGAIAGKMTITVNGQEYTLQQAARFLENSDRALREEVFAKTANRRLEDKDTFDQLYTSLVQKRDQVAKNAGFENYRDYKFEDLGRFDYSKDDCFQFHAAIREHILPLVKSLQEKQRKKLGLDVLKPWDSEAEPAGVKPLEPFKTGEELVNKAIQCFDELGPFFGNCLRVMQKMGRLDLESRKGKAPGGYNCPLAETGVPFIFMNAAGQMKDLTTMVHEGGHAVHSFLSHDLSLSAFKEYPMEIAEVASMSMELFTMDSWNIFFKDEEELRRAKLQQLERAIVIFPWIATIDKFQHWVYENPQHTVEERTANWNRIQDEFSTGVVDWSGWESYRSIGWQRQLHLFEVPFYYIEYGIAQLGAIAMWKQYKENKQQALDNYVRALSLGSTRTLPELYKAAGIRFDFSPAYVKELAAFVQKEIDKIS from the coding sequence ATGAAGACTTTAGACGCAAATATTGAGAAACAGCCACGTAAGCTGTTGCCGGAGAACTTTACGGTAACAACGTGGGACGCATTGCAGCCTTATTTTGAAGAGCTGCAGCAACGGCCGTTAGAAAGTGTGGCAGCCCTGGAACAGTGGCTGAAGGATATCAGTGAACTGGAGGCCGTTATCAGTGAAGATGCCTGCTGGCGCCAGATACGCATGACCTGCGATACGACGGATAAGTCGCTGGAGGAAGCATTTGCCTATTTCTGCATGGAAATACAGCCTAAACTGCAACCATATGCGGATGCGCTGAATAAAAAATTATTGGCCAGTGAGTGGGTGAAAGACCTGGACCAGGAGTTGTATGCTACCTACCTGCGTAATGTCCGGAAACAGGTAAAGCTGTTCCGGGAGGAAAATGTGCCCATACTGGCAGAGCTGAGTGTACAGTCGCAACAGTATGGCGCTATAGCCGGTAAAATGACCATTACGGTAAACGGACAGGAATACACCTTACAACAGGCTGCCCGTTTCCTCGAAAACAGCGACCGCGCCCTGAGAGAGGAAGTGTTTGCTAAAACGGCCAACCGCCGCCTGGAAGACAAGGATACCTTTGACCAGCTCTATACTTCATTGGTGCAGAAAAGGGACCAGGTGGCAAAGAATGCCGGATTTGAAAATTACCGGGATTATAAGTTTGAAGACCTGGGTCGCTTCGACTACAGCAAAGACGATTGTTTCCAGTTCCATGCCGCTATCAGAGAGCACATATTACCCCTGGTAAAAAGCCTGCAGGAAAAACAACGTAAGAAACTCGGCCTGGACGTGCTGAAACCCTGGGATTCAGAGGCAGAACCAGCAGGTGTGAAGCCGCTGGAGCCTTTCAAAACCGGAGAGGAACTTGTGAATAAGGCAATTCAATGTTTTGATGAACTGGGGCCATTCTTTGGGAATTGCCTGCGGGTGATGCAGAAAATGGGCCGCCTTGATCTGGAAAGCCGTAAGGGCAAGGCGCCAGGTGGCTATAATTGTCCGCTGGCAGAAACCGGGGTGCCTTTCATCTTTATGAATGCCGCCGGCCAGATGAAAGACCTGACCACCATGGTGCATGAAGGGGGCCATGCGGTTCATTCCTTCCTGAGCCATGACCTGTCACTCAGTGCCTTCAAGGAGTATCCTATGGAGATAGCGGAAGTGGCCAGTATGAGCATGGAACTGTTCACAATGGATTCCTGGAATATCTTTTTCAAAGATGAGGAAGAGTTGCGCCGCGCTAAATTGCAACAGTTGGAGCGGGCTATTGTGATCTTCCCCTGGATTGCTACAATTGATAAATTCCAGCATTGGGTGTATGAAAACCCGCAGCATACTGTAGAGGAACGTACTGCCAACTGGAACAGGATCCAGGATGAGTTCTCCACCGGTGTGGTTGACTGGAGCGGATGGGAATCGTACAGATCTATTGGCTGGCAGCGGCAACTGCACCTGTTTGAAGTACCGTTCTATTATATAGAATATGGTATTGCTCAGCTGGGGGCAATCGCTATGTGGAAACAGTATAAAGAGAATAAGCAGCAGGCGCTTGACAATTATGTCAGAGCGCTTAGCCTGGGAAGCACCCGTACCCTGCCGGAATTGTACAAGGCGGCAGGTATCCGTTTTGACTTCTCTCCTGCGTACGTGAAAGAACTGGCCGCATTTGTTCAGAAAGAGATCGACAAGATCAGCTGA
- a CDS encoding c-type cytochrome, with translation MIASLSVKAADPAKGKTLFQQNCASCHNVHKQVTGPALKGVEERWSDKKLLHQWIHNSGSVIASGDPYAVKLFNDFNKQAMPGFPSFSDADIDDILAYIADESTKGPDTKKGDAAPAAGSGAGEEGGNNSLLFGIITLILAVVALILMQINSSLNKLAADKDGVAVPEPVPFYKNKAYIALLILVLFLVGGYYTINGAIGLGRQKDYMPEQPIFYSHKVHAGINQINCLYCHAGAEKSKHAMIPSENICMNCHKTISEYGGPELFTAEGKKVNGTAEIQKLYDHVGWDKASQKYTKPGKPIEWTKIHNLPDHVYFNHSQHVVAGKQQCQTCHGAITEMDEVHQFAELSMGWCVNCHRTTKVQFADNKYYSIFEQFHQQVKEGKIDSVTVEMVGGTECQKCHY, from the coding sequence ATGATCGCATCCTTGTCCGTAAAGGCTGCAGATCCTGCCAAGGGTAAAACATTGTTTCAGCAGAATTGCGCCAGCTGCCATAATGTTCACAAGCAAGTTACTGGTCCCGCACTGAAGGGTGTGGAAGAACGTTGGTCTGATAAGAAATTATTGCACCAGTGGATTCATAACTCAGGTTCTGTGATCGCATCCGGAGATCCTTATGCTGTTAAGCTCTTTAATGACTTTAACAAGCAGGCAATGCCTGGTTTCCCTTCTTTCAGCGATGCAGATATCGATGATATCCTGGCTTATATCGCGGACGAAAGTACTAAAGGACCTGATACCAAGAAAGGAGATGCAGCCCCTGCTGCAGGTAGCGGTGCCGGCGAAGAGGGCGGTAACAACAGCCTGCTGTTCGGTATCATTACCCTGATCCTGGCGGTTGTAGCACTGATCCTGATGCAGATCAACAGTAGCCTGAACAAACTGGCTGCCGATAAAGACGGCGTTGCTGTTCCTGAACCAGTTCCTTTCTACAAGAACAAAGCATACATCGCTTTACTGATCCTCGTACTGTTCCTGGTAGGTGGTTACTACACTATCAATGGTGCGATCGGTCTGGGACGTCAGAAAGACTACATGCCTGAACAACCTATCTTCTACTCTCACAAGGTACACGCCGGTATTAATCAGATCAACTGTCTGTATTGCCACGCCGGTGCTGAGAAGAGCAAGCATGCCATGATCCCTTCTGAAAATATCTGTATGAACTGTCACAAGACGATCAGCGAGTATGGTGGTCCTGAGCTGTTCACCGCAGAGGGTAAGAAAGTGAATGGTACAGCAGAGATCCAGAAATTATACGACCACGTAGGATGGGATAAAGCTTCCCAGAAATATACCAAACCTGGTAAACCAATCGAGTGGACCAAGATCCACAACCTGCCTGACCACGTTTACTTTAACCACTCTCAACACGTAGTAGCTGGTAAACAGCAATGTCAGACCTGTCATGGTGCGATCACTGAAATGGATGAAGTTCATCAGTTTGCAGAGCTGTCAATGGGTTGGTGCGTAAACTGTCACCGTACAACCAAAGTACAGTTCGCAGATAATAAATACTACAGCATTTTTGAACAGTTCCACCAGCAGGTGAAAGAAGGCAAGATCGATAGCGTAACCGTTGAGATGGTAGGTGGTACTGAATGTCAGAAATGTCACTATTAA
- a CDS encoding aspartate-semialdehyde dehydrogenase, whose product MKVAVVGATGLVGSKMLQVLTERNFPVTELIPVASEKSVGKEVTFKGKPYKVVNADTAISMKPDVALFSAGGSTSLEWAPKFAAAGITVIDNSSAWRMDPTKKLVVPEINGKTLTPEDKIIANPNCSTIQMVLVLNPLHEKYKINRVVVSTYQSVTGTGVKAVDQLMNERKGVEGEKAYAHRIDLNVIPQIDVFLDNGYTKEEMKMVKETIKIMGDDNIRVTATTVRIPVIGGHSESVNVAFDKEYELADVRAILEKTPGVIVVDDPSKQLYPMPKDAHEKDEVFVGRLRRDETQDKTLNMWIVADNLRKGAATNAVQIAEYLHAQKWI is encoded by the coding sequence ATGAAAGTTGCCGTAGTAGGAGCTACCGGGCTGGTAGGCTCAAAAATGTTACAAGTATTGACCGAGAGAAATTTTCCGGTTACAGAACTGATTCCCGTGGCTTCTGAGAAGTCTGTTGGTAAGGAAGTAACATTTAAGGGCAAGCCTTATAAGGTGGTGAATGCAGATACGGCAATTTCAATGAAGCCGGATGTTGCGCTGTTTTCCGCCGGTGGCAGTACTTCCCTGGAATGGGCCCCAAAATTTGCAGCAGCAGGAATTACTGTCATCGACAACTCTTCTGCATGGAGAATGGACCCTACCAAAAAACTGGTGGTGCCTGAGATCAACGGTAAGACACTGACGCCGGAAGATAAGATCATCGCCAATCCAAACTGCTCTACCATCCAGATGGTACTTGTGCTGAATCCTTTACATGAGAAGTACAAGATCAATCGTGTGGTGGTATCTACTTACCAGTCAGTAACAGGTACCGGTGTAAAAGCGGTAGATCAGCTAATGAACGAGCGTAAAGGTGTGGAAGGAGAAAAAGCTTATGCACATCGTATTGACCTGAATGTGATCCCGCAGATAGATGTATTTCTCGATAACGGTTACACGAAAGAGGAAATGAAGATGGTGAAAGAAACCATCAAGATCATGGGAGATGACAACATCCGTGTAACGGCTACAACTGTACGTATACCTGTAATAGGTGGCCACAGTGAATCAGTGAACGTTGCCTTCGATAAGGAATATGAACTGGCTGATGTACGTGCGATACTGGAAAAGACACCTGGTGTGATTGTAGTAGACGATCCTTCCAAACAACTGTATCCAATGCCGAAAGATGCGCATGAGAAGGATGAAGTGTTTGTAGGCCGTCTCCGTCGCGATGAAACACAGGACAAGACCCTGAATATGTGGATCGTGGCAGATAACCTGCGTAAAGGGGCTGCTACCAATGCGGTTCAGATAGCAGAGTACCTGCACGCGCAAAAATGGATCTGA
- a CDS encoding DUF2461 domain-containing protein, whose translation MLQPPTLKFLKLLSKNNNKVWFDEHKSDYQKAKADYESVVQQILDGLYKQDPAIAGLQVKDCTFRIYKDVRFSKDKTPYKTNMGAAFAPGGRKTPRPGYYFHLEPGGNSFAGGGLWMPEADALKKVRQEIDYNFEEFQQIISNKEFIRYFGKIEGESLKTAPQGYQPDNPAIAYLKLKSFTVWHHISDEAVIQPALVREILKIFAVMQPFVKFLDRALYSE comes from the coding sequence ATGCTGCAACCCCCCACGTTGAAGTTTTTAAAATTATTGAGCAAGAATAATAATAAGGTCTGGTTTGACGAGCATAAATCCGATTACCAGAAGGCAAAAGCCGATTATGAAAGTGTGGTACAACAGATCCTGGATGGTTTATATAAACAGGATCCTGCTATTGCAGGTTTACAGGTGAAAGATTGCACTTTCCGTATATATAAAGATGTCCGTTTCTCGAAAGATAAAACACCTTACAAGACCAACATGGGTGCGGCCTTTGCACCCGGTGGCCGTAAAACGCCCCGTCCGGGTTACTACTTCCACCTGGAACCGGGAGGCAATAGTTTTGCAGGAGGCGGGCTGTGGATGCCGGAAGCTGATGCGCTGAAAAAGGTCAGGCAGGAAATAGATTACAATTTTGAAGAATTCCAGCAGATCATCTCCAATAAAGAATTCATCCGCTATTTCGGTAAAATAGAGGGAGAATCGCTGAAGACCGCGCCACAGGGCTACCAGCCGGACAATCCTGCCATTGCGTACCTGAAACTGAAAAGCTTCACAGTATGGCATCACATTTCCGACGAAGCTGTCATACAGCCTGCATTGGTAAGAGAAATTCTGAAAATATTTGCTGTAATGCAACCCTTTGTCAAGTTCCTTGACAGAGCGCTTTATTCGGAATAG